The following are encoded together in the Malaya genurostris strain Urasoe2022 chromosome 3, Malgen_1.1, whole genome shotgun sequence genome:
- the LOC131437752 gene encoding uncharacterized protein LOC131437752 isoform X3, giving the protein MRKKQKLLPGVSDIAVLLSLARLVLVLGQTTCNNGLGRVLYERLPNQQLQGFDDDVVRDSAPPFRVLEKCQDLCLRDRTASTNLGRACTSFDFQPGNRIASFSAGPEYEESTCYLTREQAAPEGIGNLMLVPNSVHFTEVCLTSNRPDRECPSRRYVFERHPRKKLKLPVSDIKEVTAANRSDCEDKCLNEFSFVCRSANYDSTLRSCSMSRFTRRTHPELLEDDPNSDYLENTCLNAERRCDGLVVYVKEENKRLGGPFEVEIFSNMTLEECQSLCLRAEKYFCRSIEFDDQSKQCILSEEDSVSQKDDLSISSSPTHHFYDLVCLDNQRGSDYPENSVTSHLFASGRRPDTAFQRYRNSRLGGEFHSEITGRSLSECLDECLRQTSFQCRSAVYSDRFRTCRLSRYNQRDGMRIIYDADYDYYENLMPHLVGGDSDTTNGRPDPTDWRPPYGDRDRDRDRVPDDRTPGRYPPNDRFPPGPRPDYGGDPFPGAYPSTDRYPGPTDRYPIGSGTDRYPSDYDGRYPPVYDNRYPGDRYGPTDRYPEREPDMYPGSHPMRYPPPPDSRYPSDPRLPPTPDTRYPFDSRYPSDSRYPPDTRYPPDSRYPTDSRYPSDSRYPPYQMPTPDSRYPQPMHPDSRYPTGPVAPTGTRYPPSQYMPNMYPDYQSGYPPPPRTPPNRGYTTDRYPAPLMPVESNRYPAPETRYPLEPVPAQGRYPTSPNVSPFHKYMNRRPGYDPYMPAYGPDRGYMDDRYGPYYPPSGSGRIPPPVPAFPDRDRGYRRPGMPDGGGYPFEVPYGPSSSGYDNTLGGGDGFGGYGPQRPFETRCDGLDSFKQMATKRKMRKQYIRRVINAPSLGLCQQECVRARDFMCRSFNYRDSAPYETDGNCELSDRDSRDLDIPTSQMFESDNSDYYERSAGRGGGQDECLDVGQVCNEDGMEFTLRTPEGFLGRIYAYGFYDRCFFRGNGGTVNVLRISGPQGYPECGTQRYGDTMTNIIVVQFSDNVQTGRDKRFNLTCMFRGPGEAVVTSGYIGAGSGSPIPIEYLPAENSMSNKVRLMILYQGRPTTTIAVGDPLTFRLESQDGYSHATDIFATNVVARDPYSGRSVQLIDNYGCPVDNSVFPELGRSRDSDALEARFNAFKIPESNFLVFEATVRTCRGGCQPAYCPGPSGRSEPSFGRRKRSASENASELDGTAEPLIGDNVDDEDEEVSVVNGTVINDNNITRNISADSEDLNPNDLDSSASDMPEQVREMIEVFQSREEMQQDTVARKMVAPQEAVCLTYSEYYGLLSALILLMILLIGITFASGLAYRRYWIAFMKNRSLDRTSPVSSFTPSALHNISRNQFHASGRGHSSSSRGDRNIRTPGLSLFENGIQKTFATGNLSRMCQIPVINPISRNNNKNDFDDPSEPIYTDPSLFERSRSLRSIAIDQTDANKV; this is encoded by the exons ATGCGCAAAAAGCAAAAACTACTGCCCGGGGTGTCAGACATCGCCGTTCTTCTATCGTTAGCTagattagtgttagtgttaggtCAGACCACCTGCAACAATGGTCTGGGTCGGGTGCTATATGAAAGACTGCCAAATCAACAGTTGCAAGGTTTCGATGACGATGTGGTCCGTGATTCAGCACCACCATTTCGAGTGCTGGAGAAATGTCAGGATCTTTGCCTGCGAGATCGTACGGCGTCCACTAATCTGGGACGGGCATGTACGAGCTTTGATTTTCAACCGGGAAATAGGATTGCATCTTTTAGTGCCGGGCCTGAGTATGAAGAATCCACCTGCTACCTTACCCGAGAACAGGCAGCTCCTGAGGGAATAGGAAATTTGATGTTGGTGCCAAACAGTGTCCATTTCACTGAAGTTTGCTTGACCT CAAATAGACCGGATCGTGAATGCCCCAGCAGACGGTATGTATTCGAAAGGCATcctagaaaaaaattgaaactgccTGTTTCTGATATCAAAGAAGTAACTGCCGCCAATCGCTCTGACTGCGAAGACAAGTGCCTGAATGAATTTTCCTTTGTATGTCGATCAGCAAACTACGATTCAACTCTTCGAAGTTGCTCGATGAGTCGTTTCACTCGACGTACTCATCCAGAGCTACTGGAAGACGATCCGAATTCTGATTATTTAGAAAATACCTGCTTGAATGCCGAACGGCGCTGCGATGGATTAGTCGTCTACGTTAAGGAAGAAAACAAACGTCTCGGTGGACCATTTGAAGTAGAAATCTTTAGTAACATGACACTTGAAGAGTGTCAATCACTTTGTTTGAGGGCTGAAAA GTATTTCTGCCGTTCTATCGAGTTCGACGACCAGTCAAAACAGTGCATACTCTCTGAGGAAGATTCCGTGTCACAAAAGGATGATCTCAGTATCAGTTCTAGTCCCACACATCACTTTTACGATTTGGTGTGTCTTGACAATC AGCGAGGTTCCGATTATCCAGAAAATTCCGTGACGTCACATTTATTTGCTAGCGGCCGACGTCCGGATACTGCCTTTCAGCGCTATCGAAACTCTAGGTTAGGTGGAGAGTTCCATTCGGAAATTACTGGCAGATCGTTGAGTGAGTGTCTGGACGAGTGCCTCCGGCAGACCAGCTTCCAGTGCCGGTCGGCTGTGTATAGTGATCGCTTTCGAACCTGCCGTCTCAGTCGTTACAATCAACGGGATGGAATGCGTATCATCTACGATGcggattatgattattatgaaaATTTAATGC CACATTTAGTGGGCGGTGACTCAGACACGACGAATGGGAGACCAGATCCGACCGATTGGAGACCACCTTATGGAG ATCGTGACCGTGATCGTGATCGTGTTCCAGATGACCGAACTCCAGGCCGATATCCACCAAATGATCGCTTCCCCCCTGGACCAAGACCTGATTATGGTG GTGACCCGTTCCCTGGTGCTTATCCGTCAACAGACAGATACCCTGGACCAACCGATCGCTATCCGATTGGTTCTGGAACAGATCGTTATCCCTCAGATTATGATGGAAGATACCCACCGGTATACGACAATCGTTACCCGGGAGATCGATACGGACCTACAGATCGGTATCCGGAACGTGAACCTGATATGTACCCTGGCAGCCATCCTATGCGATATCCTCCACCTCCTGATTCCAGATATCCTTCCGATCCGCGTCTTCCACCGACACCAGATACACGCTACCCATTTGATTCCAGATATCCATCAGATTCTAGATACCCTCCTGATACAAGGTACCCTCCCGATTCCCGCTACCCGACCGACTCCCGATATCCATCCGATTCACGATATCCTCCTTATCAAATGCCCACACCAGATTCCAGATATCCCCAACCCATGCACCCTGATTCTCGTTATCCGACTGGTCCGGTAGCACCAACAGGCACTCGCTATCCTCCGTCGCAATATATGCCGAACATGTATCCCGATTACCAGTCCGGCTATCCACCTCCTCCTAGGACACCACCCAACCGGGGATATACAACAGATCGTTATCCTGCGCCACTGATGCCAGTCGAAAGCAATCGCTACCCCGCTCCCGAAACCCGCTATCCTCTGGAACCAGTTCCAGCACAGGGACGGTACCCAACATCACCAAATGTGTCACCATTCCACAAATATATGAACCGCCGTCCTG GATATGATCCGTATATGCCAGCCTATGGACCGGATCGGGGTTACATGGATGATCGCTATGGTCCTTATTACCCGCCGTCTGGATCAGGACGTATACCTCCACCAGTTCCTGCATTCCCCGATCGAGATCGGGGCTACCGGCGTCCAGGAATGCCAGATGGCGGGGGCTATCCATTTGAGGTTCCATACGGACCTTCAAGCTCCGGTTATGACAACACACTTGGCGGAGGAGACGGTTTTGGAGGATACGGTCCACAGCGTCCGTTTGAAACACGTTGTGATGGTCTAGACAGCTTCAAACAGATGGCGACCAAGCGAAAGATGCGAAAACAATATATACGAAGAGTCATAAACGCTCCCTCGTTAGGACTTTGTCAACAGGAGTGTGTTAGGGCTAGGGATTTCATGTGCCGAAGCTTTAACTACAGAGACTCAGCTCCGTATGAGACAGATGGAAACTGTGAGCTAAGCGATCGAGATTCACGAGATCTTGATATTCCAACCAGTCAGATGTTTGAGTCTGATAATTCGGATTATTATGAGAGATCTGCTGGAAGAGGAGGTGGTCAGGATGAATGTCTGGATG TTGGTCAAGTGTGCAACGAAGATGGCATGGAGTTCACACTTCGAACACCGGAAGGTTTTCTCGGTCGAATTTATGCGTACGGATTCTATGATCGATGTTTCTTCCGAGGAAACGGTGGTACGGTAAATGTTCTTAGAATAAGTGGTCCACAAGGATATCCAGAATGTGGCACTCAGAGG TATGGCGACACAATGACAAACATCATCGTTGTACAGTTTTCTGATAATGTTCAGACTGGTAGAGATAAACGATTCAATTTAACTTGTATGTTTCGTGGACCAGGGGAAGCAGTAGTCACATCTGGTTATATTGGAGCTGG ATCTGGTAGTCCAATTCCGATCGAATATCTTCCGGCTGAAAATTCAATGAGCAATAAGGTGCGCCTGATGATCCTCTATCAGGGTCGTCCCACAACAACCATCGCAGTTGGAGATCCGCTAACGTTCCGTCTGGAATCCCAGGATGGATACAGTCATGCAACAGATATTTTCGCTACAAATGTGGTTGCTCGCGATCCTTATTCTGGAAGAAGTGTTCAGTTGATAGACAATTATGG TTGCCCTGTGGATAATTCTGTGTTTCCAGAATTGGGAAGATCTCGCGACAGTGATGCACTAGAAGCAAGATTCAATGCCTTCAAAATACCGGAATCTAATTTCCTTGTGTTTGAAGCGACTGTGCGAACTTGTCGAGGTGGTTGTCAACCG GCATATTGCCCTGGACCTAGTGGACGATCAGAGCCTTCATTTGGACGGCGGAAAAGATCTGCATCCGAAAATGCTAGTGAGTTAGATGGAACCGCTGAGCCTCTAATTGGAGACAATGTAGACGATGAGGACGAGGAAGTTTCAGTAGTCAATGGAACAGTGATAAATGATAATAATATCACCAGGAACATTTCCGCGGATAGTGAAGATTTAAATCCCAATGATTTGGACTCCAGTGCGAGTGACATGCCGGAACAAGTGCGAGAAATGATTGAG GTGTTTCAATCCCGCGAGGAGATGCAACAGGATACAGTAGCCAGAAAGATGGTAGCTCCTCAGGAGGCCGTTTGCTTGACGTACTCCGAGTACTACGGTCTACTAAGTGCACTGATCCTGTTAATGATCTTACTGATCGGCATTACCTTCGCATCTGGGTTAGCTTATCGGCGCTACTGGATTGCGTTCATGAAGAATCGGTCACTGGATCGAACGTCTCCAGTAAGTTCATTCACTCCATCTGCTCTGCACAACATTTCGAGAAATCAATTTCACGCCTCAGGAAGAGGACATTCATCGTCCTCAAGAGGTGATCGAAATATACGGACACCAGGATTGTCTCTATTCGAAAATGGTATTCAAAAGACCTTTGCGACAGG AAACCTTTCACGGATGTGTCAAATTCCGGTGATAAACCCGATCtcgagaaacaacaataaaaacgaCTTCGACGACCCAAGTGAACCAATCTATACTGACCCTTCCCTCTTCGAGAGGTCTAG ATCACTTCGCAGCATCGCTATTGACCAAACCGATGCCAACAAAGTTTGA
- the LOC131437752 gene encoding uncharacterized protein LOC131437752 isoform X4, with the protein MRKKQKLLPGVSDIAVLLSLARLVLVLGQTTCNNGLGRVLYERLPNQQLQGFDDDVVRDSAPPFRVLEKCQDLCLRDRTASTNLGRACTSFDFQPGNRIASFSAGPEYEESTCYLTREQAAPEGIGNLMLVPNSVHFTEVCLTSNRPDRECPSRRYVFERHPRKKLKLPVSDIKEVTAANRSDCEDKCLNEFSFVCRSANYDSTLRSCSMSRFTRRTHPELLEDDPNSDYLENTCLNAERRCDGLVVYVKEENKRLGGPFEVEIFSNMTLEECQSLCLRAEKYFCRSIEFDDQSKQCILSEEDSVSQKDDLSISSSPTHHFYDLVCLDNQRGSDYPENSVTSHLFASGRRPDTAFQRYRNSRLGGEFHSEITGRSLSECLDECLRQTSFQCRSAVYSDRFRTCRLSRYNQRDGMRIIYDADYDYYENLMPHLVGGDSDTTNGRPDPTDWRPPYGDRDRDRDRVPDDRTPGRYPPNDRFPPGPRPDYGGDPFPGAYPSTDRYPGPTDRYPIGSGTDRYPSDYDGRYPPVYDNRYPGDRYGPTDRYPEREPDMYPGSHPMRYPPPPDSRYPSDPRLPPTPDTRYPFDSRYPSDSRYPPDTRYPPDSRYPTDSRYPSDSRYPPYQMPTPDSRYPQPMHPDSRYPTGPVAPTGTRYPPSQYMPNMYPDYQSGYPPPPRTPPNRGYTTDRYPAPLMPVESNRYPAPETRYPLEPVPAQGRYPTSPNVSPFHKYMNRRPGYDPYMPAYGPDRGYMDDRYGPYYPPSGSGRIPPPVPAFPDRDRGYRRPGMPDGGGYPFEVPYGPSSSGYDNTLGGGDGFGGYGPQRPFETRCDGLDSFKQMATKRKMRKQYIRRVINAPSLGLCQQECVRARDFMCRSFNYRDSAPYETDGNCELSDRDSRDLDIPTSQMFESDNSDYYERSAGRGGGQDECLDVGQVCNEDGMEFTLRTPEGFLGRIYAYGFYDRCFFRGNGGTVNVLRISGPQGYPECGTQRYGDTMTNIIVVQFSDNVQTGRDKRFNLTCMFRGPGEAVVTSGYIGAGSGSPIPIEYLPAENSMSNKVRLMILYQGRPTTTIAVGDPLTFRLESQDGYSHATDIFATNVVARDPYSGRSVQLIDNYGCPVDNSVFPELGRSRDSDALEARFNAFKIPESNFLVFEATVRTCRGGCQPAYCPGPSGRSEPSFGRRKRSASENASELDGTAEPLIGDNVDDEDEEVSVVNGTVINDNNITRNISADSEDLNPNDLDSSASDMPEQVREMIESRASRPLQVFQSREEMQQDTVARKMVAPQEAVCLTYSEYYGLLSALILLMILLIGITFASGLAYRRYWIAFMKNRSLDRTSPVSSFTPSALHNISRNQFHASGRGHSSSSRGDRNIRTPGLSLFENGIQKTFATGNLSRMCQIPVINPISRNNNKNDFDDPSEPIYTDPSLFERSRI; encoded by the exons ATGCGCAAAAAGCAAAAACTACTGCCCGGGGTGTCAGACATCGCCGTTCTTCTATCGTTAGCTagattagtgttagtgttaggtCAGACCACCTGCAACAATGGTCTGGGTCGGGTGCTATATGAAAGACTGCCAAATCAACAGTTGCAAGGTTTCGATGACGATGTGGTCCGTGATTCAGCACCACCATTTCGAGTGCTGGAGAAATGTCAGGATCTTTGCCTGCGAGATCGTACGGCGTCCACTAATCTGGGACGGGCATGTACGAGCTTTGATTTTCAACCGGGAAATAGGATTGCATCTTTTAGTGCCGGGCCTGAGTATGAAGAATCCACCTGCTACCTTACCCGAGAACAGGCAGCTCCTGAGGGAATAGGAAATTTGATGTTGGTGCCAAACAGTGTCCATTTCACTGAAGTTTGCTTGACCT CAAATAGACCGGATCGTGAATGCCCCAGCAGACGGTATGTATTCGAAAGGCATcctagaaaaaaattgaaactgccTGTTTCTGATATCAAAGAAGTAACTGCCGCCAATCGCTCTGACTGCGAAGACAAGTGCCTGAATGAATTTTCCTTTGTATGTCGATCAGCAAACTACGATTCAACTCTTCGAAGTTGCTCGATGAGTCGTTTCACTCGACGTACTCATCCAGAGCTACTGGAAGACGATCCGAATTCTGATTATTTAGAAAATACCTGCTTGAATGCCGAACGGCGCTGCGATGGATTAGTCGTCTACGTTAAGGAAGAAAACAAACGTCTCGGTGGACCATTTGAAGTAGAAATCTTTAGTAACATGACACTTGAAGAGTGTCAATCACTTTGTTTGAGGGCTGAAAA GTATTTCTGCCGTTCTATCGAGTTCGACGACCAGTCAAAACAGTGCATACTCTCTGAGGAAGATTCCGTGTCACAAAAGGATGATCTCAGTATCAGTTCTAGTCCCACACATCACTTTTACGATTTGGTGTGTCTTGACAATC AGCGAGGTTCCGATTATCCAGAAAATTCCGTGACGTCACATTTATTTGCTAGCGGCCGACGTCCGGATACTGCCTTTCAGCGCTATCGAAACTCTAGGTTAGGTGGAGAGTTCCATTCGGAAATTACTGGCAGATCGTTGAGTGAGTGTCTGGACGAGTGCCTCCGGCAGACCAGCTTCCAGTGCCGGTCGGCTGTGTATAGTGATCGCTTTCGAACCTGCCGTCTCAGTCGTTACAATCAACGGGATGGAATGCGTATCATCTACGATGcggattatgattattatgaaaATTTAATGC CACATTTAGTGGGCGGTGACTCAGACACGACGAATGGGAGACCAGATCCGACCGATTGGAGACCACCTTATGGAG ATCGTGACCGTGATCGTGATCGTGTTCCAGATGACCGAACTCCAGGCCGATATCCACCAAATGATCGCTTCCCCCCTGGACCAAGACCTGATTATGGTG GTGACCCGTTCCCTGGTGCTTATCCGTCAACAGACAGATACCCTGGACCAACCGATCGCTATCCGATTGGTTCTGGAACAGATCGTTATCCCTCAGATTATGATGGAAGATACCCACCGGTATACGACAATCGTTACCCGGGAGATCGATACGGACCTACAGATCGGTATCCGGAACGTGAACCTGATATGTACCCTGGCAGCCATCCTATGCGATATCCTCCACCTCCTGATTCCAGATATCCTTCCGATCCGCGTCTTCCACCGACACCAGATACACGCTACCCATTTGATTCCAGATATCCATCAGATTCTAGATACCCTCCTGATACAAGGTACCCTCCCGATTCCCGCTACCCGACCGACTCCCGATATCCATCCGATTCACGATATCCTCCTTATCAAATGCCCACACCAGATTCCAGATATCCCCAACCCATGCACCCTGATTCTCGTTATCCGACTGGTCCGGTAGCACCAACAGGCACTCGCTATCCTCCGTCGCAATATATGCCGAACATGTATCCCGATTACCAGTCCGGCTATCCACCTCCTCCTAGGACACCACCCAACCGGGGATATACAACAGATCGTTATCCTGCGCCACTGATGCCAGTCGAAAGCAATCGCTACCCCGCTCCCGAAACCCGCTATCCTCTGGAACCAGTTCCAGCACAGGGACGGTACCCAACATCACCAAATGTGTCACCATTCCACAAATATATGAACCGCCGTCCTG GATATGATCCGTATATGCCAGCCTATGGACCGGATCGGGGTTACATGGATGATCGCTATGGTCCTTATTACCCGCCGTCTGGATCAGGACGTATACCTCCACCAGTTCCTGCATTCCCCGATCGAGATCGGGGCTACCGGCGTCCAGGAATGCCAGATGGCGGGGGCTATCCATTTGAGGTTCCATACGGACCTTCAAGCTCCGGTTATGACAACACACTTGGCGGAGGAGACGGTTTTGGAGGATACGGTCCACAGCGTCCGTTTGAAACACGTTGTGATGGTCTAGACAGCTTCAAACAGATGGCGACCAAGCGAAAGATGCGAAAACAATATATACGAAGAGTCATAAACGCTCCCTCGTTAGGACTTTGTCAACAGGAGTGTGTTAGGGCTAGGGATTTCATGTGCCGAAGCTTTAACTACAGAGACTCAGCTCCGTATGAGACAGATGGAAACTGTGAGCTAAGCGATCGAGATTCACGAGATCTTGATATTCCAACCAGTCAGATGTTTGAGTCTGATAATTCGGATTATTATGAGAGATCTGCTGGAAGAGGAGGTGGTCAGGATGAATGTCTGGATG TTGGTCAAGTGTGCAACGAAGATGGCATGGAGTTCACACTTCGAACACCGGAAGGTTTTCTCGGTCGAATTTATGCGTACGGATTCTATGATCGATGTTTCTTCCGAGGAAACGGTGGTACGGTAAATGTTCTTAGAATAAGTGGTCCACAAGGATATCCAGAATGTGGCACTCAGAGG TATGGCGACACAATGACAAACATCATCGTTGTACAGTTTTCTGATAATGTTCAGACTGGTAGAGATAAACGATTCAATTTAACTTGTATGTTTCGTGGACCAGGGGAAGCAGTAGTCACATCTGGTTATATTGGAGCTGG ATCTGGTAGTCCAATTCCGATCGAATATCTTCCGGCTGAAAATTCAATGAGCAATAAGGTGCGCCTGATGATCCTCTATCAGGGTCGTCCCACAACAACCATCGCAGTTGGAGATCCGCTAACGTTCCGTCTGGAATCCCAGGATGGATACAGTCATGCAACAGATATTTTCGCTACAAATGTGGTTGCTCGCGATCCTTATTCTGGAAGAAGTGTTCAGTTGATAGACAATTATGG TTGCCCTGTGGATAATTCTGTGTTTCCAGAATTGGGAAGATCTCGCGACAGTGATGCACTAGAAGCAAGATTCAATGCCTTCAAAATACCGGAATCTAATTTCCTTGTGTTTGAAGCGACTGTGCGAACTTGTCGAGGTGGTTGTCAACCG GCATATTGCCCTGGACCTAGTGGACGATCAGAGCCTTCATTTGGACGGCGGAAAAGATCTGCATCCGAAAATGCTAGTGAGTTAGATGGAACCGCTGAGCCTCTAATTGGAGACAATGTAGACGATGAGGACGAGGAAGTTTCAGTAGTCAATGGAACAGTGATAAATGATAATAATATCACCAGGAACATTTCCGCGGATAGTGAAGATTTAAATCCCAATGATTTGGACTCCAGTGCGAGTGACATGCCGGAACAAGTGCGAGAAATGATTGAG tcTCGCGCTTCTCGTCCGCTTCAGGTGTTTCAATCCCGCGAGGAGATGCAACAGGATACAGTAGCCAGAAAGATGGTAGCTCCTCAGGAGGCCGTTTGCTTGACGTACTCCGAGTACTACGGTCTACTAAGTGCACTGATCCTGTTAATGATCTTACTGATCGGCATTACCTTCGCATCTGGGTTAGCTTATCGGCGCTACTGGATTGCGTTCATGAAGAATCGGTCACTGGATCGAACGTCTCCAGTAAGTTCATTCACTCCATCTGCTCTGCACAACATTTCGAGAAATCAATTTCACGCCTCAGGAAGAGGACATTCATCGTCCTCAAGAGGTGATCGAAATATACGGACACCAGGATTGTCTCTATTCGAAAATGGTATTCAAAAGACCTTTGCGACAGG AAACCTTTCACGGATGTGTCAAATTCCGGTGATAAACCCGATCtcgagaaacaacaataaaaacgaCTTCGACGACCCAAGTGAACCAATCTATACTGACCCTTCCCTCTTCGAGAGGTCTAG AATATAA